A window of the Salvelinus alpinus chromosome 3, SLU_Salpinus.1, whole genome shotgun sequence genome harbors these coding sequences:
- the LOC139570120 gene encoding 5-hydroxytryptamine receptor 7-like, translating into MRSSLTKDLMKELARTSMTTAGMDLRLLRAHQTTTATLPILSPMENDTTCGMQILSHGNVEKVIIGGVLTVLTLLTICGNLLVVISVCFVKKLKQPSNYLIVSLAVADLSIAVAVMPFVSITDLIGGQWIFGQVFCNVFIAMDVMCCTASIMTLCVISIDRYLGITKPLTYPVRQSGRCMAKIVLSVWLLSASITLPPLFGWAQNVNDDKVCLISQDVGYTIYSTAVAFYIPMSVMLMMYYNIYRAAKVSAAKHTIQGFPKLEDECNSVDCVAAALKLQKEVEECASFSRLLKNDRKNISIFKREQKAAATLGIVVGAFSVCWLPFFLLSTARPFICGPECSCVPLWVERFLLWLGYANSLINPFIYAFFNRDLRTTYRNILLCRYRNINRKLSAASMHEALKLAERPDLVI; encoded by the exons ATGAGATCATCTTTGACCAAAGACCTGATGAAGGAACTTGCCAGGACCAGTATGACTACAGCGGGGATGGATCTGCGTCTGCTGAGGGCGCACCAAACAACCACTGCAACTTTGCCAATTCTGAGCCCCATGGAAAATGACACGACATGCGGGATGCAGATTCTCAGCCACGGGAATGTGGAGAAGGTTATTATCGGAGGAGTTCTCACTGTGCTCACTTTGCTCACCATTTGCGGGAACTTACTTGTGGTGATATCCGTGTGCTTTGTGAAGAAGCTGAAGCAGCCCTCCAATTATCTCATCGTTTCCCTGGCGGTCGCGGACCTGTCTATAGCGGTGGCGGTGATGCCTTTTGTCAGCATCACGGACCTCATTGGGGGGCAGTGGATCTTCGGACAGGTGTTCTGCAACGTTTTTATTGCCATGGACGTGATGTGTTGCACTGCATCAATCATGACCCTGTGTGTAATAAGCATAGACAG GTACCTAGGCATAACTAAACCCTTGACCTACCCTGTGCGACAGAGTGGGAGATGCATGGCCAAAATAGTTCTGTCTGTGTGGCTGCTGTCGGCCTCCATCACCCTTCCCCCGTTGTTCGGCTGGGCCCAGAACGTCAACGACGACAAGGTGTGTCTAATCAGCCAGGACGTGGGCTACACTATCTATTCCACCGCCGTCGCGTTCTACATCCCCATGTcggtgatgttgatgatgtactACAACATCTACCGAGCGGCCAAGGTGAGTGCCGCCAAGCACACCATCCAAGGCTTCCCCAAGTTGGAGGACGAATGCAACAGTGTTGACTGCGTGGCCGCGGCCCTTAAGCTCCagaaggaggtagaggagtgCGCCAGTTTCTCTCGTCTGCTGAAGAATGACAGGAAGAACATCTCCATCTTCAAACGGGAACAGAAGGCGGCCGCCACCCTGGGCATCGTGGTGGGGGCCTTCTCCGTCTGTTGGCTGCCCTTCTTCCTTCTGTCCACGGCCAGGCCCTTCATCTGCGGGCCGGAGTGTAGCTGCGTTCCCCTCTGGGTGGAGAGGTTCCTGCTCTGGCTGGGCTACGCCAACTCCCTCATCAACCCCTTCATCTACGCCTTCTTCAACAGGGACCTGAGGACCACCTACCGTAACATCCTACTCTGCAGGTACAGGAACATCAACCGCAAACTCTCCGCCGCCAGCATGCACGAGGCCCTCAAACTGGCTGAGAGACCAGATCTGGTGATCTAG